The Kribbella amoyensis genomic sequence GTCTCGCGAAGGGGTGAACGCGGATGAGGTCTCCCGTGGTCGGTGGTTTGACGACAGCGCTTCTCGCCCTCTCCCTCACCAGTTGTTCGGGTGATCGGCCCATCTGCTACGCCGTGGACACGCTCAAGTCGTCCGTCCAGGCGATCCAGCAGATCGACTTCGGTTCGCCCAGTGCGCGCACCGAGCTGAAGGACGGGCTGAACGCCGTCGAGGACGATCTCGCGCAGGTGAAGACCGATGCCGAGGCCGAGTACCCGTTCCAGATCGAGGCGGTCGAGAGGACCTACGGCACCCTGCAGACCGCGCTGTCCACCGCCATCGCCGGGCCGACCGCCGCGACGCTCGCCGCGGTGGTCGCGGGATACCGGGATTTCATCGCGGCCGTGGACACCATGCTCACCACCGTGAAGGCCGACTGCTGACATCACCCCGGGTGCTTTGGTTAGGGTCAGGGTCATGCGCGATCACGCTCAGCGGTTGAACGGACTCGGGACCACCATCTTCGCCGAGATGTCCGCCCTCGCGGTGGCGACGAACTCGGTGAATCTCGGGCAGGGGTTCCCCGACACCGACGGGCCCGAGTCGCTGCTCGAGGACGCGGTCGCCGCGATCCGGTCCGGGGCGAACCAGTACCCGCCCGGCCGGGGGATCCCCGCGTTGCGCCAAGCGGTCGTGGATCACCAGAAGCGGTTCTACGGGCTGGAGTACGACCCCGACACCCAGGTCCTCGTCACCACCGGCGCCACCGAGGCGATCGCGGCCGCGTTGCTCGCTTATGTCGAGCCCGGGGACGAAGTGATCGCGCTCGAGCCGTACTACGACTCCTACGCCGCCGGGATCGCGATGGCGGGTGGGCACCGGGTTCCGGTCACGCTGCGTGCTCCTGAGTTCCGCCTGGACCTGGACGAGTTGCGGGCCGCCGTGACTCCGCGGACGAAGGTGCTGCTGATCAACTCGCCGCACAACCCGACCGGGACCGTGCTCACCGACGAGGAGCTGCGCGGGATCGCGGCGGTCGCGGTCGAGCACGATCTCGTCGTCATCACCGACGAGGTGTACGAGCACCTCGTGTACGACGGGGGCGAGCACCGGCCACTCACCGCGTACGACGGGATGGCCGAGCGGACCGTGTCGATCGGAAGCGCGGGCAAGACGTTCTCGGTCACCGGGTGGAAGGTCGGGTGGGTCACCGGCACGCCCGAGGTGGTCACCGCGGTGAACACGTCGAAGCAGTTCCTCACCTACGTGTCCGGGGCGCCGTTCCAGCCGGCCGTGGCCGGAGCGCTTGCTTTAGGCAACGAGTACTTCGACGACTTCCGGGCCGGGATGCAGGCCCGCCGCGATCTGCTCTGCGACGGGCTGGAATCGCTCGGCTTCGGCGTGCACCGGCCGCAGGGGACGTACTTCGTCACCACCGACGTGCGGCCGCTCGGGTACGACGACGGGGTCGAGTTCTGCCGGATGCTGCCGGAGAAGACCGGCGTGGTGGCGATTCCGCACCAGGTCTTCTACGACAACGTCGACGCCGGGCGCCCGCTGGTCCGCTGGGCGTTCTGCAAGCAGCAGCACGTCCTGGAGGAAGCGCTGAACCGGCTCACCAAGCTCTGATCAGAGCTCGGTGACGGCTTCCGCGAGTCGTTCGGCCGAGCCGGCGGCGAACGGGCCCGGGAGCCCGTAGTACCGGTGCGCCTCGGCGACCTCGTACCCGCCGTAATGGTACTCGCAGGTCGTCGGCAGGTAGCCGGGGCACCCGTCGGTGTACCCGGCGACGATGGTGATGCCGGGATCCCGGTCGAAGGTGGCGCGGAGGTCCAACCCTGTCTGGGTGAACGGCTCGCCGGGCAACGTGACGATCCGGACGCCGCCCCAGCGCAGCAGACCGACCCGCGCTTGCCAGGTACTCGGCTCGATCGACGCGAACTTGTCGGCCCACTCGACCCAGCACTGCATCAAGGCCGTTGTCGCCGTGTCCGCCTCGGGATCCGCCGCCACCGCCCGCCACTCCGCCGCCGCATCGCTGAACTGCGGGTCGACGTCGATGGTCAGGGTGACCTCGGCAACCGCTGCGGTGACGTTCCCGTCGACCGGGTGGAGCTCGGCGGCGATCACCGCGTCGGCGAGTTCGGTACCGGCGGCTTCGGCGTCGGCGAAGGTCCGGTTGGCTCCCGATTGGAGGGAGACCGAGGCGCTGGCGGCGTGGCCGGTGTTGGCGTCGCCGGCGCATCCGGTGAGGAAGAGGGCCACGGCTCCGGCGTACTGCGCTTCGACGACCCGCCGGACGACGCCGGGGTAGTCGGCGGTGAGCAGGGTGTTGTCGGCGCCGAGGACGACCGGGTGGCAGGCGTACGAGACCACGATCGCGATCGGGTCGCCCGCTTCGTCGACCAGGTGCACGACCGGGACCGACCGATCGACCGGGCCGTCCGTCCGTCGCCGGTTGTGGGCCACGTCGACCTCGGCCGCGTACCCGGCGAGTACGCGGGCTGGCCGGCTGGTCCGGCGCGCCTCCTCCACCGCGGCCACGCAGGCCTGCTCCAGCGATTCGAGCCAGGCCGGGTCCGCGTTGCCGCCGAGCCGGTCCACCACGCTGGCCGGGCTGCCGTGGGTATGCGTCGCGTGCACCCGGACGTTTGCGCTAGGCAACGACGTACCGCGGGCGACCGCCGCGCAGAAGTCCTCGTGCAGGCCGACCACGTCCACCGCCACGATCGCGGTGTCGTCGACGCACACCGCGCGGACCGTGATCGGGTCGTGCGCACCCGTCGACGGACCCGTTCTCGCCACGAACCCGGACATCCACGTGCCGACCGCCGGGGTCACGTCGATCACCGCGACACCCGCCTGCACCCTGCTCACCGACCGACCTCCTGACCCGCTTGGACGACCTTCCGCAACCGCAACACCTTGTCACCCGGAGCCCAGTCGAACTCGATCAGGTCCGCCGGTTCACCCGGTCGCAGTTCCCCACGACCACCCACGAACCGCCCGGGATTCGCCGTCGCCAGCCGGATCGCGTCGGCCAGCCGGATCCGGCCCAGCTCGGTCGCGGTCGCCACGCAGTCCGCCAACGACCGTGCGGCCCCCGCGAGGTACGGCGTCCCCGCGTACGAAAGCCGGCCGGACTCGGTGAGCTGGACCGTGCCGCCGACCGGGGTCCGGTAGTCGCCTGGCGGGGATCCGGCCAGCGCGACCGAGTCGGAGACCAGGATGCTGCGGTCGAGACCCTTGGCGCGGAGCATCGCGGTGAGCGTGTCGCCGGGCAAGTGGTGGCCGTCGGCAATGAATCCCGCCGTGAGGCGGTCGTCGGCCAGCTGGGTCCACAGGTAGTTCGGGTGCCGCGGGAGTACCGCGTCGGCGCCGTTGCCGAGATGGGTCGAGAGGGTCGCGCCCGCATCGACAGCGGCAATGATCTCGTCAGGTGTCGCCGCCGTGTGACCGACCGCGACCAGGACGCCGGCGCTGCTCAGAGCGCGCACGTACTCGGCGGACGCCGGGTGGTGCGGCGACAGCGTGACCATGCCGACCAACCCGCCGGAAGCCTCCTGCCACCGGGTGAACTCCGCCACGTCCGGCGGCCGGATGTGCTCGACCGGATGGACCCCACGGGGACCGTCGTCGGGCGACAGGTGCGGTCCTTCCACGTGCGCGAACGGGATCGCCGACCGGGTCGCGGGATCCACCGAACGCGCGGCCGCGATCGCCTGCAGAGACCGGACGATGTCGGCCTCGGAGGCCGTGATCACGGTCGGGACGAAGGTCGTCGTCCCGGCGACGGCGAGGGCGCGGACGAGCTCGATCACGGTGTCCGCCGTGACCTCCGGCCCGTTCACGTCGAACCCGCCGAACCCGTTCACCTGCAGATCCACCAGCCCCGGCGCCAGCCACCCGGCCCCCGCCAGGTCGCCCGAGCTTTCTGCCACGGACAAGATCCGCCCGTCCCCGACCTCCACCGCCAGCAGGCGGCCGGTGGCCGGGTCCAGGCCGGTGTACGTCGTCACAGCGTGGGCACCCGATGCCGGAACCGGCCGACGAACCGGTTGTTCGCCTCGTCGCCGCCCGGCGCGTTGCCGCTCCGCCAGACCGGCGGTTCGATGCCCCGGGCCACCAGTTCGGTGACGGTGCACAGCGTCAGCGAGTTGAGTACGAACGCGTTGGCGAACGTCGACACCGCGGCGATCCGCTCCGGCGCGCCGGGGACGTCCATGATCGCGTCGCCGATCGGCACCTTCGAGTCGATCGCCACGTCGACCAGGTCGTGCAGGTTCTGCCGGGTCGGGTGCCGCGCCGGGTGCTCCGGTGCCGTCTGCTCGGCATGCGACCGCGAGCTGATCCCGATCAGCTTGACCCCGCGTTCCCGGGCTTCCAGCGCCGCGTCGATCAGGGCGGCGTTGATGCCGTACGCGTTCACCAGGATTAGCAGATCGCCCTCGCCCAGCTCGCGATCCCGGACCACGATGCGCCCGTACCCCGGGGTCCGCTCGATCGCCATCGACCGCAGCGCGCCGTTGGACAGCAGCGTCCCCTCGTCCAGGATCGCGGCGATGTGCATCAGCCCGCCGGCCCGGAAGAACACCTCCTGGGCCGCCAGGTTCGAGTGGCCGCCGGGCCCGAAGATGTGCACCAGCCGGTCGGCCGCGATCTGGTCCGCGAGCAGCCCCGCCGCGGCCGCGATGGACTTCGACTCCTCGGTCTGGATCCGTTGCAGCAGCTCGTGGACGTTGTCCAGGTAGCCGCGGCACAGCTCGTCCGCTGTCATGCTGTCATCGGACATGAGCGGCCGACTCCTTGTCGAGGTACAGCGTGCAGTCGGCGTGGCGTCGCAGGACCGTCGCCGGGCACGCGGGGCCGATCGGATCCGTCAGCGCAGCGCGGACCGCGTTCGCCTTCAGGGCTCCGGGGACGACGCAGAACAGGCGCTCCGCGTCGAGCAGCCGCGGCACCGTCAAGGTGATCGCCGTGGTCGGCACGTCCTCGATCCGGTCGAAGCACTCGTCGTCGACCTGCTGCCGGCGGCTCGCCTCGGCGAGCTCGACCACCCGGACCGGCTCCGGGTCGTCCAGGTCCGCGTCCGGCGGGTCGTTGAACGCGATGTGCCCGTTCACCCCGATGCCGAGCACCACCAGGTCGATCGGCGCCGAGGCCAGCTCGTCGGCGTACTGCCGGACGTCCGCGGCCAGGTCCTCGGTGGGGTCCAGCAGGTGGACCTTGCCGAACGGGACGTGGTCGAAGAGGGCCTTGTTCAGCCACGCGGCGAACCGCTGCGGCGCATCGGCCGGCAGGCCGACGTACTCGTCCATGTGGAACGCGGTCACCCGGCTCCAGTCGATGCCCTCGGCAACCCGCAACCGGGCCAGCGTCTCCTGCTGGCTCGGTGCGGCCGCGAAGATCATCCGCACGCCGTCCTGCTGGGCCAGCCGGCGGCGCAGTTCTGCCGCGATGTCGTCGCCCGCCTTCCGGCCGAGCGCCTCCCGGTCGGGAAACACCTGGACCGTGGGCTGTTCCGTCCCCGTCGTACTCACTGGACCTCCGTGTCTCGGTTGGTGTGCAACAGCTCGACCAGCAACAGCAGTGACCTGGCGATGTGGAACGGATCCTTCACCGGCAGCGCGACCGTGGCTTCCAGCGGACTCCCGTCCCGCTGCCGGATCTGGACCCACTCCCGCCCTGGCCCGGCCGGGAACGTCCGCAGCGTGTAGCGGGACAGCTCCTCGTGCCACTCGGCGACGTCGGCTCGTCCGGTGAGCCGGCTCAGCAAGGCCGTCGTGTACAGCGCTTCCGCGTGCGGCCACCACAGCTTCGTGTCCCAGGTGCCGACGACCAGCGCCTCGTACGGGTCGTCCGTCCGGCGTCCCGTCGGCTCGCCGCCCTCGCGATCGACGAAGCGCAGCAGACCGCCGTACTCGTCGTCCCAGTCCAGCCGGCAGGCATGCACCGCGATGCCGGCCAGGCGATCGGGGTCGTCGGCGAGCGAACCGGGGACCAGGTCGGCCGCGTGCTGCAGGAACCACAGCGCCTCGAGCGTGTGCCCCGGAGCCCGATGCCGGCTGAGCAGCAGGTCGCCGCGGTCGGCGGTCCGCGGCGGCATCTCGACCACCTCGGTCCCGCGGACGAACGTCCCCTCGATCGCGGCCACGGCGGCCCGGACGATCTCGGCGGACGCGGCCGACTTGGTGGCCCGGTGCACCTGTTCGCCGACTCCGAGCAGGATCATCGGCAACGCGAACGAGTCGTGGCCCGACGGCACCGGGTACGGCTCCGACCGGTACGTCCCGGCCTCGATCCGGCGGGCCGCGGACAGCAGGATCTCCTCGGCGGGCTCGCCCCACTCCGGATCGAGCTGGGCCAGTCCGGCGAATCCGAGCGCCGCGAACAGGTCCGCGAACACGCTCACGCTCACCCCGTCCCCGACAACCGGCTCCTTCGGCGACCCGGCCCGATCGGTCACGTACGCCGTGGAGCCGTCCGCGAGCACAGCGTGATCCCGGAGGAACGCGGCCGTGGTCCGCGCCTGCTCCAGGTACGGCGCGGGATCGAGGTCGAGCATGCCGTTCCGGACCGCGGTGACGACGCGGGCCATCAGCCAGACCCAGCGGCCCTGGGACCAGGTGTACTTGTCCGTGGACACCAGGGTCGTGCCCGCGTTGTCCCAGCAGGTCAGGACCCCGCCGTACTCGCGGTCCGGGCCGTTCTCCATCCACCAGCCCAGGACGTCGTCCACCAGGTGCCGTGCGTACGGATCAGGCATGCCCGGCCTTCACCTCGAGGTCGCCGGCGCCGTCCGGGTCGTTGCTGAGGGCATCCACCAGCTCGTCGGAGGCGGCGTTGTGCCACGGCCGGAGCAGGCCGATCAGGACGAACACGATCAGCGAGCAGACCACCGGGCCGCCGACCTGGATCGCGGTGACCTTGTCCTTGGCCAGTTCGGCGATCCGCTCGTCGAAGACGTACCGGGTGACGAAGAAGACCAGCAGACCGGTCGCCCAGGAGACGATCGCCGCGGCCGGGCCACAGCGCCGGAACGCGGGCAGCAGACCGAGCAGCATCGGGATCGCGATCGGCCCGACCAGGCCGCCGAACCAGAGGATCAGCAGGCCGAGCACGCCGCCGAAGCTGTCCGCGGTGAGCGCGATCGCCATGCTCAGCGCGATGAACGCGAAGGTGCTGATCCGGCCGAGGAGCAGCTCGGTCCTGCCGGTCATCCGGTGCGCGCCCCGCCAGAGGGCCGGCACGATGTCGCGGGTGACAACGGCCGAGATCGCGTTCGCGTCCGAACCGGTCATCGCCATCGTGTGCGAGAACAGCCCGGCCAGCACCAGCCCGATCAGGCCCATCGGCAGCAGCTCCTGGGTCAGCAGCGCGTACGACTGGTCCGGCTTGGCCAGGTCGGGCAGCAGGATCGGCGCGGCCCACATCGGGAAGAACATCACCAGCGGCCAGACCAGGTACAGCCCACCGGAGAACAGCGCCGCCCGGCGAGCCTCACTGCCGCTGGGCGAGGCGATGAACCGCTGCGCCAGGTTCCAGGTACCGCCGTTGTAGGACAGCGTGTTGATCAGCAGGTACACCATCACGAACAGCACCGTGTACTGGCCGTTGAACGGCTTCGCGTTGCCCTCCGGCAGGTCGCCCCACATCGTCCAGATCGAGGAGACCCCGCCCAGCTTGCCGAGCACCGCGACGAACAGCACGATCCCGGCGACCAGCTGGATGACGAACTGGCCGAGGTCGGTGAGCGCGTCGGCCCACAGCCCGCCGATCGTCGAGTAGATCAGCGTGACCCCACCGGTGATCAGCACGCCCCACGCGATCGGGACGCCGGCGAAAACGTTGAGCAGCAAGGCCGTCGCGGTCCACTTCGCACCGACGTCGAACACCTTCAGCGCCGTCCCGCTCCAGGCCAGCAGCTGCTGGGTCGGGAGGTTGTACCGGATCTTCAGGTACTCCAGTGGTGAGATCACGCCGAGCCGTTGCCGCAGTCGTGGCCAGCGGGGCGCGAAGACGAACGCGCCGACCACCATCGCGAAGGTGATGCCGAGCGCCCACCAGACGTAGAGCACGAAGCCCTCGGTGTACGCGATCGCCGCGTACCCGACGAACACGGCCGAGCTGTACCCGGACATGTGGTGTGAGATGCCCGACAGCCACCACGGCATCCGGCCGCCGGCGGTGAAGAAGTCGGCGGCGTCGTGCACCCGCGCCTTCGCCCACAGGCCGATCGCCACCATCACGAAGAAGTAGCCGCCGACCACCAGCCAGTCCAGAGCTGCCACCGGAATCTCCCTTGCTGCGGAACCGTCGCGGAACGCGGACCGCTCGGACCGCGTTCCCGCAACCATGCCGTGCAACCGGTTGCACGTCAAGCGATCAAGCGAAATCGGTCCGGTCGCCCCGTACAGTGAGCGCGTGACCCAGCAGCGCGGATCCGGCGGCCGGCCGACCATCAACCAGGTGGCCGAGGCGGCCGGAGTCTCGAAGTCCACGGTGTCCCGGGCGTTCTCCCGGCCGGAGATGATCACCGCCGAGACGGTCGCGCACGTGATGGAGGTCGCCACCCGGCTCGGCTACGTCCCGAACCACACCGCCCGCGCGCTCAGTACCGGCCGGGCCGGCACCGTCGCTATCGTCGTCCCGGACATCGCGAACCCGTTCTTCCCGCCGCTGATCCGCGGAGCCCAGGCGGCCGCGGACCAGGCCGGGTTCAGCCTGCTGCTCGGCGACTCGGACGAGGACCCGACCCGCGAGGACGTGCTGGTCGGCAAGCTCGGCCCGCAGACCGACGGGATCGTGCTGGCCTCGTCCCGGATGACCGAGGAGCAGATCCTCGCGCACGCCGAACGCCGCCCGCTGGTCCTGATCAACCGGGACGTGCCCGGCCTGCCCCGGGTCCTGATCGACACCGCGACCGGGATCGAGGCCGCCGTCGAGCACCTGGCCGGGCTGGGCCACCGGCACCTGGTCTACGTCAGCGGCCCCGCCTCGTCCTGGTCCAACGCCCAACGCCGGCACGCGGTCCGGGCGGCCGGGCGCCGGTTGGGGGTGAAGGTGACCGCGGTCGCGGCCCGCCGGTCCACGTACGACGCGGGCGTGCAGCGGACCGAGGCGATCCTGGCCTCCGGGGCGTCGGCGGCGATCGCGTTCGACGACCTGCTGGCCCAGGGCGTCCTGGCCGGGCTGGCCGAGCGCGGGATGCGGGTCCCGGACGAGTTCAGCGTGATCGGCTGCGACGACGTGCTCGCAGCGACCATGTACCCGCCCCTGACCACGGTGTCCGCCCACGGTGGGGACGCGGGTCGCGCGGCCGTCGACCTGCTGCTCTCCTCGCTCGACGGGGCTCGGGCTGATGTCCGCCGCGAACTGGACACCTCGCTGGTCCTCCGTTCGACCACCGCACCACCGGCCGGCTGACTTACTCGCGCATCGCCCTCAGCAGCAGGACCACGCCGCGAATCACGTCGAGGTTGGCGGCCACCGCCACCGCGATCAGGCCCCACAGCGGCATCCCGATCACGGCCGCGATCGCGAAGATCAGCAACCGGAACTCCCGACGGAACAGCAGCCGGACGTCGGTGTCCCGGCCGACCGCGTGGATGTACGAGACCAGCAGGCATCCGGCGGCCGCGGCGAACCCCCACGTCCACGCGGTCCGGGTCCCGCCGTCCGCGAGCACCAGGGCGAGCACGACCGCGAGATCGGCGTACCGGTCGAGCAGGGTGTCCAGGGTGGCGCCGCGCCGGGACGCCGTACCGCTGACCCGGGCGAGCTCGCCGTCCACGCCGTCGAGGGCCGAGCCGAGTACCACACCGATGCCCCCGGCAACCATCAGCCAGGTGTTGCCGGTGGCCACCAGGCCGGCGGCGAGCAGGGTCGCGGCGAAGGCGAGGGCGGTCGCGGCGTCGGGTTTGAGGCCGGTCCGCAGCAGCATCCGGGTGAGCGGCCCCGAGATGCGCCGGTTCACCGTCCGGGCGATGACGCCGTCGGTCGGCTTCGGACCGTAGCGCCGCCACATGAACCGCTCCAGCGCGCGCACCGCTTCCGGGGTGTCGACGTCCGCCCAGAGCCCTTGGACTTCACGGGTCTGCACGGGGCATCCACGCAAGAGCATGCGTTGCCGGAGTTCGAGCCAGGTCCGGGATCCCGAGTCGGCGACGGACAGGACGTCGCTCACCTGGACCACCGCCAGCCCGGCGTCCACCGCGTCGTAGCAGTCCAGTTCGGTCCCCATCGCGGCGACCTGGCCGTCCTCGCGCAGCCGGACCCGGTTCGGTGGATCGCCGTTCAGGCCGCCGACCTGGCGATCCGGGTCCCGGTCGACCGCGATCACGTTGCGGCCGTCGGCGGTGAGCAGGCGGCGCAGGTCGGCCGCCTCGAAGACGTGGTCGCCCATCACCACCAGACAGCGGCAGTCCCCGACCGCGCGCAGACCGGCCAGCACCGACGACGCCGTCCCGAGTTCCCAGTCCGGATTCGTCACCACCTCGACCGGCAGGTTCCTGGCCCGGACCGCCGCGACGACGTCCTCGGCCCGATAGCCGGCCACAACGACGACCCGTCGTACCCCGGCCTGGCGCAGCACCTGGCTGCAGCGTTCCAGCAGGCTGATCCCCCCGACCCGGCACAACGCCTTCGGACGCGCCGACCGCATCCGGAGCCCTCGCCCCGCGGCCAGCACCAGCGCGACTCCGATCGCCCCTTGTTCGATCACTGGCGGCCTCCCCTCGCTCTCTCATGATGCGCGGGAGCGAGCGGAGCGGAAGAGGGTTCAGCGATCGAGCAGGCGGCTCAGCGCCTCGGGATCACGAGCGACGGCCGTGCTGCCGTCGTCGGCGGTGAGGATCGGCCGCTGGATCAGGATCGGACCGGCGCACAGAGCCGCGATCCACTCGTCCCGGTGCTCTGCGTCGCGCGGCAGATCGCGGAGGGTGGCGTACGCCTGCTCGCCGGTACGGGTGATGTGCCACGGCTCCAGGTCGAGCCGGGCCAGGACCTCTGCCAGCTCCGCCGGCGTCGGCGGGTCGTCGAGGTAACGCCGGGTCGTGTAGGCGATCCCGGCCTCGTCCAGGGCGGCGGTGGCAGCCCGGCACTTGGAACAGGCCGGGTTGATCCAGATCTCCATCAGCGGTGCTGGAACCAGAGCTTCGTGGGCTGCTGCAGCATCAGGATCAGCAGTGCGGCGTGCAACCCGAGCCCGATCAGGCTGCCGGGCAGGGCGCCGACGCCGCCGGCGATCCCGATCGCGGCGACCACGATGAGCATGATCCGGGCCCACTGCTTGCGCTTGCGGACGAAGATCGCCGGCAGGAGGTAGAGCACGCTGGACAGCAGGATCGCGGCCACCACGACGCCCTGCATATCGCTCGACCCGGCCAGCGTCTCGGCGATCTCTCCACCGGCCGCGGTCAGCGAGAACAACCCGAGCAGGACACACAGACCACCCAGCCCGAACGCGATCACCGAGGCGATCACGACCTGCTTCGGCGGTGCGACCGGTGCCTGCTGGTAGGCGTACGGGCTCTGCGGCTGACCCCACGGATTCGGCGGCTGCTGACCGTACTGCCCGTAGCCGCCCCGCTGGCCGAATCCACCTTGCGGACCGGGACCACCCGGCTGGCCGAAGGCACCCTGGTACGGACCGGGCCGCTCGACACCGGTGGCCGGATCGTACTGCGGGGGCGGTGGCTGCTGTCCGCTCGCGCCGAACACGCCCTGGTACGGACCGGGCCGCGGGTCGTCACCACCCGGCACAGCGGGCTGACCACTCGGCGGGGTGGACCCACCACTCGGTGGAGTCGCAGCGCCCGGTGGGGTCGCGTCGCTCGGCCGGCTGGTGTCGCCGGCCGGCGGGGCTTGCTCGGCGGGCTTCGGCCGGTCAGGGTCGGCGGGGTCGCCGTGCTGGTCGCTCATCGGAACTCCTCCACACTCTCCTTCGATCCTCCCAGATCAGGCCCCGGAAACCACGAAGCCCCGGACGGATCACCGTGATCCACCCGGGGCTTCCCGGCCCGTGGTCAGAGCGTGCTGACCTCGAGGGCGTCCTTCGCCTCGTTCAGCCGGACGTACACGGTGTCGCCGTCGCGGACGTCACCGGCCAGCAGCGCCCGGGCGAGCTCGTCGCCGATCGCCGACTGGACCAGCCGGCGCAACGGGCGGGCGCCGTACACCGGGTCGTACCCGGTCATCGCCAGCCACTCCATCGCGTCGTCGCCGACGTCGAGCGTGATCCGCCGGTCGCCCAGCCGCTTCTGCAGGGCCTCGATCTGCAGCCCGACGATCTGGGTCAGCTCCTCGCTGCCGAGCGCGTCGAACAGCACGATCTCGTCCAGCCGGTTGATGAACTCGGGCTTGAACGACTGCCGCACCACCGCCATCACCTGGTCCCGCTTGGCCTGGTCGTCCAGCCCCAGATCGGCCAGGTACGCCGAGCCCAGGTTGCTGGTCAGGATCAGGATCACGTTGCGGAAGTCGACCGTGCGGCCCTGGCCGTCGGTCAGCCGGCCGTCGTCCAGCACCTGCAGCAGGATGTCGAAGACCTCGGGATGCGCCTTCTCCACCTCGTCGAGCAGGATCACCGAGTAAGGACGCCGCCGGACCGCTTCGGTCAGCTGACCGCCCTCCTCGTAGCCGACGTACCCGGGCGGTGCGCCGACGAGCCGGGAGACGCTGTGCTTCTCGCCGTACTCGGACATGTCGATCCGCACCATCG encodes the following:
- a CDS encoding neutral/alkaline non-lysosomal ceramidase N-terminal domain-containing protein, with product MSRVQAGVAVIDVTPAVGTWMSGFVARTGPSTGAHDPITVRAVCVDDTAIVAVDVVGLHEDFCAAVARGTSLPSANVRVHATHTHGSPASVVDRLGGNADPAWLESLEQACVAAVEEARRTSRPARVLAGYAAEVDVAHNRRRTDGPVDRSVPVVHLVDEAGDPIAIVVSYACHPVVLGADNTLLTADYPGVVRRVVEAQYAGAVALFLTGCAGDANTGHAASASVSLQSGANRTFADAEAAGTELADAVIAAELHPVDGNVTAAVAEVTLTIDVDPQFSDAAAEWRAVAADPEADTATTALMQCWVEWADKFASIEPSTWQARVGLLRWGGVRIVTLPGEPFTQTGLDLRATFDRDPGITIVAGYTDGCPGYLPTTCEYHYGGYEVAEAHRYYGLPGPFAAGSAERLAEAVTEL
- a CDS encoding sugar isomerase domain-containing protein encodes the protein MSDDSMTADELCRGYLDNVHELLQRIQTEESKSIAAAAGLLADQIAADRLVHIFGPGGHSNLAAQEVFFRAGGLMHIAAILDEGTLLSNGALRSMAIERTPGYGRIVVRDRELGEGDLLILVNAYGINAALIDAALEARERGVKLIGISSRSHAEQTAPEHPARHPTRQNLHDLVDVAIDSKVPIGDAIMDVPGAPERIAAVSTFANAFVLNSLTLCTVTELVARGIEPPVWRSGNAPGGDEANNRFVGRFRHRVPTL
- a CDS encoding sodium:solute symporter family protein produces the protein MAALDWLVVGGYFFVMVAIGLWAKARVHDAADFFTAGGRMPWWLSGISHHMSGYSSAVFVGYAAIAYTEGFVLYVWWALGITFAMVVGAFVFAPRWPRLRQRLGVISPLEYLKIRYNLPTQQLLAWSGTALKVFDVGAKWTATALLLNVFAGVPIAWGVLITGGVTLIYSTIGGLWADALTDLGQFVIQLVAGIVLFVAVLGKLGGVSSIWTMWGDLPEGNAKPFNGQYTVLFVMVYLLINTLSYNGGTWNLAQRFIASPSGSEARRAALFSGGLYLVWPLVMFFPMWAAPILLPDLAKPDQSYALLTQELLPMGLIGLVLAGLFSHTMAMTGSDANAISAVVTRDIVPALWRGAHRMTGRTELLLGRISTFAFIALSMAIALTADSFGGVLGLLILWFGGLVGPIAIPMLLGLLPAFRRCGPAAAIVSWATGLLVFFVTRYVFDERIAELAKDKVTAIQVGGPVVCSLIVFVLIGLLRPWHNAASDELVDALSNDPDGAGDLEVKAGHA
- a CDS encoding glucosamine-6-phosphate deaminase, which codes for MSTTGTEQPTVQVFPDREALGRKAGDDIAAELRRRLAQQDGVRMIFAAAPSQQETLARLRVAEGIDWSRVTAFHMDEYVGLPADAPQRFAAWLNKALFDHVPFGKVHLLDPTEDLAADVRQYADELASAPIDLVVLGIGVNGHIAFNDPPDADLDDPEPVRVVELAEASRRQQVDDECFDRIEDVPTTAITLTVPRLLDAERLFCVVPGALKANAVRAALTDPIGPACPATVLRRHADCTLYLDKESAAHVR
- a CDS encoding AGE family epimerase/isomerase, which produces MPDPYARHLVDDVLGWWMENGPDREYGGVLTCWDNAGTTLVSTDKYTWSQGRWVWLMARVVTAVRNGMLDLDPAPYLEQARTTAAFLRDHAVLADGSTAYVTDRAGSPKEPVVGDGVSVSVFADLFAALGFAGLAQLDPEWGEPAEEILLSAARRIEAGTYRSEPYPVPSGHDSFALPMILLGVGEQVHRATKSAASAEIVRAAVAAIEGTFVRGTEVVEMPPRTADRGDLLLSRHRAPGHTLEALWFLQHAADLVPGSLADDPDRLAGIAVHACRLDWDDEYGGLLRFVDREGGEPTGRRTDDPYEALVVGTWDTKLWWPHAEALYTTALLSRLTGRADVAEWHEELSRYTLRTFPAGPGREWVQIRQRDGSPLEATVALPVKDPFHIARSLLLLVELLHTNRDTEVQ
- a CDS encoding N-acetylglucosamine-6-phosphate deacetylase — protein: MTTYTGLDPATGRLLAVEVGDGRILSVAESSGDLAGAGWLAPGLVDLQVNGFGGFDVNGPEVTADTVIELVRALAVAGTTTFVPTVITASEADIVRSLQAIAAARSVDPATRSAIPFAHVEGPHLSPDDGPRGVHPVEHIRPPDVAEFTRWQEASGGLVGMVTLSPHHPASAEYVRALSSAGVLVAVGHTAATPDEIIAAVDAGATLSTHLGNGADAVLPRHPNYLWTQLADDRLTAGFIADGHHLPGDTLTAMLRAKGLDRSILVSDSVALAGSPPGDYRTPVGGTVQLTESGRLSYAGTPYLAGAARSLADCVATATELGRIRLADAIRLATANPGRFVGGRGELRPGEPADLIEFDWAPGDKVLRLRKVVQAGQEVGR
- a CDS encoding pyridoxal phosphate-dependent aminotransferase, encoding MRDHAQRLNGLGTTIFAEMSALAVATNSVNLGQGFPDTDGPESLLEDAVAAIRSGANQYPPGRGIPALRQAVVDHQKRFYGLEYDPDTQVLVTTGATEAIAAALLAYVEPGDEVIALEPYYDSYAAGIAMAGGHRVPVTLRAPEFRLDLDELRAAVTPRTKVLLINSPHNPTGTVLTDEELRGIAAVAVEHDLVVITDEVYEHLVYDGGEHRPLTAYDGMAERTVSIGSAGKTFSVTGWKVGWVTGTPEVVTAVNTSKQFLTYVSGAPFQPAVAGALALGNEYFDDFRAGMQARRDLLCDGLESLGFGVHRPQGTYFVTTDVRPLGYDDGVEFCRMLPEKTGVVAIPHQVFYDNVDAGRPLVRWAFCKQQHVLEEALNRLTKL